The Streptomyces sp. A2-16 sequence ACCTCGTCGGCCGCCATGCCCCGCTCCATGAGCAGGTTGTAGACGGTGAGGTCGAGCTCCATCGGGTTGACACCGAGTCCCACCGACAGCGCGCCCTGCGGGTCGAAGTCCACGAGCAGCACGCGTCGGCCGTACTCCGCGAGCGCGGCACCCAGGTTGATGGTCGACGTGGTCTTGCCGACGCCGCCCTTCTGGTTGCACATCGCGATGATCTTCGCGGGGCCGTGGTCGGTCAGCGGGCCCGGGATCGGGAAGTACGGCAGCGGGCGTCCGGTCGGGCCCACGCGCTCACGGCGCTGGCGGGCCGCGTCGGGCGCGAGCGTGGCCGCGTACTCCGGATCCGGCTCGTACTCGGCGTCGGGGTCGTAGAAGTGCCCCTCGGGCAGTTCGTCGTAGTCGGCGAAGTGGTTGTGGGGCGCGCCACTTCCGTCGCCGGCCATGGCGTTCACGTGATGGCCATCCATGCTCTGGTGTGCTGTCCGCAGGGTCTGCGGACGACTCTGGTGGGCTGCGAAGGTGCGCACCGCGACGGAGCCGACAGCCTCGAACCCCGCGTGGCCCTGGGCCTCGGCAGGCATTCCTGGTTGACCACCCCCGGGAGAAAATGTCGACTCATTCACAAGTCGTCTTACCTCCTTGGTGACCAGGAAACTTCTAGACAAGGTCAGCGTGGCACCATGCCGACGGTTGGCGACTCTATGGCGTGTCGGGTGTTCACAGCAACACAATCCACCGGACCCGGCAGGATGTGTCGGCAATGAAACATCCCGCTGTCAAGGGCGTACGGCAGTCGCACGGCAGGTTTCGCCGGTGTACGAATCGGTTCAAGGGTTACGTTCGACGCGAGTTGACCGAGAGTCGCAAAGTGACCATACACACATCCGGCCGGACCTTGTGGGGCAAGGTCCGGCCGCATGTGCCTCGTTGACGCGCCTTGTTGACGTATCGCCTTTACGAAAAGGTGACTTAGCTCTCTGCCGAGGTCAGGGGCTCAGCCGAGCAGGGTCTCGAGCTCCACGTGCTCCAGACCGTGGGCCTCCGCGACCTCCCGGTAAACGACCTTGCCGTCATGGGTGTTGAGACCCTTGGCCAGCGCGGGATCGCGGCGCAGCGCCTCCACCCAGCCCCGGTCGGCGAGTTCGACGATGTAGGGCAGCGTGGCGTTGGTGAGCGCGTAGGTCGAGGTGTTGGGCACCGCGCCGGGCATGTTGGCGACGCAGTAGAAGACCGAATTGTGCACCTGGAAGGTCGGCTCGGCGTGCGTGGTCGGGTGGGAGTCCTCGAAGCAGCCGCCCTGGTCGATCGCGATGTCGACAAGGACACTTCCGGGCTTCATCCGCGCCACGAGCTCGTTGGTGACCAGCTTCGGGGCCTTGGCGCCCGGGATGAGGACCGCGCCGATGACGAGGTCGGCGTCCAGGACCGCCTTCTCCAGCTCGAGGGAGTTGGACATGATCGCGCGGACCTTGGTGCCGAAGACCTTGTCGGCCTCGCGGAGCTTGTTGATGTCGCGGTCGAGCAGCGTGACGTGGAAGCCCATGCCGACGGCGATCTGGGTGGCGTTCCAGCCGGAGACCCCGCCGCCGATGACGACGGCCCGCGCGGGCTGCGTGCCGGGCACACCGCCGGGCAGGACACCGCGGCCGCCGACCGAGCGCATCAGGTGGTAGGCGCCGACCTGCGGGGCGAGCCGGCCCGCGACCTCGGACATCGGGGCGAGCAGCGGAAGCGCGCGGGAGGGCAGCTCGACGGTCTCGTAGGCGATCGCGGTGGTGCCGGACTCGATGAGCGCGTCGGTGCACTCCTTGGACGCGGCCAGGTGCAGGTAGGTGAAGAGCGTCTGGTCCTTGCGCAGGCGGTGGTACTCCTCGGCGACCGGCTCCTTGACCTTCAGCAGCAGGTCGGCACTGGCCCACACCTCGTCGGCGGTGTCCAGGATCCGGGCGCCCTCGGCGACGTACTCCTCGTCCGGGATCGAGGAGCCGAGGCCGGCGCCCCGCTCGATGACGACCTGGTGGCCGTGGCGCACGAGCTCGTGCACACCGGCGGGGGTGATGGCCACCCGGAACTCGTTGTTCTTGACCTCGCGGGGGATGCCGACCTTCACGTGGATCACGGTCCTTGGCTCAGAGGATGTGGGGCAATACAACACATACCCAGGCATGCAAGGGCACACCAGGAGACACCGCAGGAGAAGGTGCGGCAGAGCCAGTCTAATGAAGGCGTTCCCCGTGTCTAGCCTTTCATTGCATCAATCTTCTGCAGATGTACTACGGATTTCGCAGGCGTCAGCGTCCTGTTTCGGGTCCTCGGCCTGCTGGGGCCCGGGTTCCTCCTGGGATTGCTCCTCGCCCAGCAGCCGTTCCGCGGCGCCGCGGTGCAGCTGAGCGGCCGCGGGATCGCCCAGGTGGTCCAGCGTGTCCGCGAGCCGCAGCTGGAGCGCGGCCTGGAGCCGGCCGTCCTCGGCGCGACGGGCCAGCTCCACGGCCTCCTGGCAGGTGCGCAGCGACTCCTCGGGGTGTCCGGCGTACTCCTGGACCCGGGCGAGTTCGCTCAACGCCCGTGCGTGGGCCCCGACATCGCCGTTCTTGCGGTACCCGGCGAGGGCGGCCCGCCAGTTCCTGACCGCCTCGCCGTAGCGGCCCGCGTAGGTGTGCGCGGCGGCGATACGGCCGTACAGCCGGGCGGCCTCCGCGCGCTCGTCCCGGGCCAGGCGCTGGGCGAGGGCCCGGCCGAACCAGTCGGCGGCCCGGTCGTAGTCCCCGAGCTCCAGATGCGCGCCGCCTACGGATTCCATCGCGCGGCCGGTCGCGTACGGGTCGTTCGCCTCCCGTCCGGCGTCCAGGGCCGCCCGGTAGCGCGCCAGCGCCTCCCGGGTGCGGCCGGTCCGGGCGTCCAGGTCGCCGAGGTTCAGCAGGGCGGCGGCCTTCTCCCGGGGCAGCGCGCGCCGCTCGGCCACGTCGAGGACGAGGCCGTGGATGCCGTAGAGGTCGGGGGCGGCGGCCTGCATGCCGAAGTGGGCCACCATCGTGCGCACGAGCTGCGACATCAGACGCCGGGCGAGGGTGTCCAGCTCCCCGTCGGCGACCGCGAGGCGGGCCGCGGCGAGCAGCGCGGGCCTGCGCAGGCGCAGCCAGTCCTCGGCGGCCCGGGGGCTCGGGAAGCGCACGGAGCGCGGCATGCCCTGGAGCTTCTCGCGGGCGTCGGGGCTGTCGGTCTCGGTGATCGCGCGGGAGGACTGGAGCAGCCGTACGGTCCGCTCCAGCATGCGGGCACGGGCCAGGCGCAGCTCGGCCGGGCGGTCCTGGCTGTCCGCGAGGGCCTTGAGCAGGGGGTGCAGACAGCCGGGGAGCTCGTACTGCGGCAGCGGGGAGTCCACGGCGTGCAGCAGCCCGAGGCCGACGAAGTCGTCCAGGGTGGCGCGGGCGCCGTCCACCGAGCAGCCGGCGAGCGCGGACGCGGTGTGCGGGTCGACGAGGCCGGCCGGAGCCAGGGAGAGCAGTCGCAGGGTGCGGGCGGCAGCGGCGGGCAGGGAGGCGTAGACCAGTCCGAAGACCCGGCTGAGCGGGCTTCCCTCGTCACTCTCCGCATGCAGTTGTTTGGCCAGATCGGCGACCGCCGCCTTGGGGCGGGCGGCGAGCCAGCCCCCGGCCAGCATCAGCGCGGCGGGCTGGCCCTGGCACTCCTCGACGAGCCCTTCGGCGGCCCGGGGATCGACGGTGATGCGGACCGACCCGGTGTGCCGGGACAGCAGTTCCAGCGCGGACTTGGTGTCGAGCCCGCCGAGGGTGCACGGGCGGACGTCCGCGATCCCGGTCAGCGGCCCTCCCGACACGGCCACGACCAGGCATTCCGGGGTATCCGGAAGCAGGGCGTCCACCTGGTCCGCGGCCACCGCGTCGTCGAGCAGCACCAGGGCGCGCCGGTCGGCGAGGGCCTCGCGCAGCACCGCCGTGAGATCGTCCTCGGCGGCTCCGGCGGGCGCCGGCACATCGAGTGCGCCGAGCAGTTCGCGGGCGGCGTCCGCGACCGGTACGGGGGTGCCGTCGGGCTCGCTCAGCCGGGCGCGCAGCACCCCGTCGTCGTAACGGTCAGCGACCGTGCGGACGAGTTCCTCGGCGAGTGCGGTACGGCCGGATCCGGGGCGCCCCGCGATGAGCAGCACGCGCGCGCGGGGCGCCT is a genomic window containing:
- a CDS encoding ParA family protein, with translation MPAEAQGHAGFEAVGSVAVRTFAAHQSRPQTLRTAHQSMDGHHVNAMAGDGSGAPHNHFADYDELPEGHFYDPDAEYEPDPEYAATLAPDAARQRRERVGPTGRPLPYFPIPGPLTDHGPAKIIAMCNQKGGVGKTTSTINLGAALAEYGRRVLLVDFDPQGALSVGLGVNPMELDLTVYNLLMERGMAADEVLLKTAVPNMDLLPSNIDLSAAEVQLVSEVARESTLQRALKPLMADYDYIVIDCQPSLGLLTVNALTAAHKVIVPLECEFFALRGVALLTETIEKVQERLNPELELDGILATMYDSRTVHSREVLARVVEAFDDHVYHTVIGRTVRFPETTVAGEPITTYASNSVGAAAYRQLAREVLARCHAE
- the ald gene encoding alanine dehydrogenase — translated: MKVGIPREVKNNEFRVAITPAGVHELVRHGHQVVIERGAGLGSSIPDEEYVAEGARILDTADEVWASADLLLKVKEPVAEEYHRLRKDQTLFTYLHLAASKECTDALIESGTTAIAYETVELPSRALPLLAPMSEVAGRLAPQVGAYHLMRSVGGRGVLPGGVPGTQPARAVVIGGGVSGWNATQIAVGMGFHVTLLDRDINKLREADKVFGTKVRAIMSNSLELEKAVLDADLVIGAVLIPGAKAPKLVTNELVARMKPGSVLVDIAIDQGGCFEDSHPTTHAEPTFQVHNSVFYCVANMPGAVPNTSTYALTNATLPYIVELADRGWVEALRRDPALAKGLNTHDGKVVYREVAEAHGLEHVELETLLG
- a CDS encoding tetratricopeptide repeat protein, which translates into the protein MTDQVVDAGGTQLSGEGQFLGRTRELKELLADIERAGLDTLSGKKAPRARVLLIAGRPGSGRTALAEELVRTVADRYDDGVLRARLSEPDGTPVPVADAARELLGALDVPAPAGAAEDDLTAVLREALADRRALVLLDDAVAADQVDALLPDTPECLVVAVSGGPLTGIADVRPCTLGGLDTKSALELLSRHTGSVRITVDPRAAEGLVEECQGQPAALMLAGGWLAARPKAAVADLAKQLHAESDEGSPLSRVFGLVYASLPAAAARTLRLLSLAPAGLVDPHTASALAGCSVDGARATLDDFVGLGLLHAVDSPLPQYELPGCLHPLLKALADSQDRPAELRLARARMLERTVRLLQSSRAITETDSPDAREKLQGMPRSVRFPSPRAAEDWLRLRRPALLAAARLAVADGELDTLARRLMSQLVRTMVAHFGMQAAAPDLYGIHGLVLDVAERRALPREKAAALLNLGDLDARTGRTREALARYRAALDAGREANDPYATGRAMESVGGAHLELGDYDRAADWFGRALAQRLARDERAEAARLYGRIAAAHTYAGRYGEAVRNWRAALAGYRKNGDVGAHARALSELARVQEYAGHPEESLRTCQEAVELARRAEDGRLQAALQLRLADTLDHLGDPAAAQLHRGAAERLLGEEQSQEEPGPQQAEDPKQDADACEIRSTSAED